The Flexivirga oryzae genome has a segment encoding these proteins:
- a CDS encoding SDR family NAD(P)-dependent oxidoreductase: protein MSAFELTGRKALVTGGARGLGEAMASALAAAGASVVIADVLEELGTETAQRLSTGGGDVSFVRLDVTDDDSWAAAIDAAVRTLGGLDVLVNNAGVEITSLFVDLDADQIHRMLEVNVLGTALGIKHGLRAMRPEGAAGAGGSIVNIASVAETIAFPGIGIYSATKSAVDRMTRVAAMEAGKLGYGVRVNCIYPGLVPTEMGAGLANDVARIGLFESPDAAVGAVVEQTPSGRLGTPEDMADAVVFLAPTPRGS from the coding sequence ATGAGCGCATTCGAGCTGACCGGACGCAAGGCACTGGTGACCGGCGGGGCCCGCGGGCTGGGCGAGGCGATGGCGAGCGCGCTCGCCGCGGCGGGTGCCTCCGTGGTGATCGCCGACGTGCTCGAGGAGTTGGGGACCGAAACGGCGCAGCGGCTCAGCACGGGAGGCGGCGACGTGTCGTTCGTCCGACTGGACGTCACCGATGACGACTCGTGGGCGGCTGCGATCGACGCTGCCGTCCGGACCCTCGGCGGCCTCGACGTGCTGGTCAACAACGCCGGGGTGGAGATCACCAGTCTCTTCGTGGACCTGGACGCCGACCAGATCCACCGGATGCTCGAGGTCAACGTGCTGGGCACCGCACTCGGCATCAAGCACGGCCTGCGCGCGATGCGGCCGGAGGGAGCCGCCGGCGCCGGTGGCTCGATCGTCAACATCGCCTCGGTGGCCGAAACCATCGCGTTCCCGGGCATCGGCATCTACTCCGCCACCAAGTCGGCGGTCGACCGGATGACCCGCGTCGCGGCGATGGAGGCCGGCAAACTCGGGTACGGCGTGCGGGTCAACTGCATCTACCCCGGTCTCGTGCCCACCGAGATGGGCGCCGGGCTGGCCAACGACGTGGCCCGGATCGGCCTGTTCGAGAGCCCGGACGCGGCCGTGGGCGCGGTCGTCGAACAGACCCCGTCCGGGCGGCTGGGCACGCCCGAGGACATGGCCGATGCGGTCGTCTTCCTGGCTCCGACGCCGCGCGGTTCGTGA
- a CDS encoding TetR/AcrR family transcriptional regulator codes for MGRTAPAMAKVPREEKIQRRRDELADAALITLGELGFARTSLRDIAENSELSHGVVHYYFNDKLELLGYCVRRYKEQCATRYDELVASASSPLELRYGFAAAMRQTLLEDTAMHRLWYDMRAQSMFEPALRDDVRAIDERLQQMIWAIVSRYGELRKAPVRVSPLLAYVAFDGLFDDCLVRYHAGDDEAPQQLQEQATALLEQLVK; via the coding sequence ATGGGCAGAACAGCGCCGGCGATGGCCAAGGTTCCCCGTGAGGAGAAGATCCAGCGGCGGCGCGACGAGTTGGCGGACGCTGCGCTCATCACGTTGGGGGAGTTGGGTTTCGCCCGCACGAGCCTGCGTGACATCGCCGAGAACAGTGAGCTGTCGCACGGCGTCGTGCACTACTACTTCAACGACAAGCTCGAGCTGCTCGGGTACTGCGTGCGGCGCTACAAGGAGCAGTGCGCGACCCGGTATGACGAGCTCGTCGCGTCCGCGAGCTCCCCGCTGGAGTTGCGTTACGGTTTCGCCGCCGCGATGCGCCAGACGCTCCTGGAGGACACCGCGATGCACCGGCTCTGGTATGACATGCGCGCCCAGTCGATGTTCGAACCCGCCCTGCGGGACGACGTGCGCGCGATCGACGAGCGGCTGCAGCAGATGATCTGGGCGATCGTCTCCCGCTACGGGGAGCTACGGAAGGCGCCGGTGCGGGTCAGCCCCCTGCTGGCCTACGTGGCCTTCGACGGGCTCTTCGACGACTGCCTCGTCCGCTATCACGCCGGCGACGACGAGGCGCCACAACAGCTCCAGGAGCAGGCGACCGCGCTGCTCGAACAACTCGTGAAATAG
- a CDS encoding DUF5938 domain-containing protein: MTDQRPVVVYGASGYTGRLVCEYLREYGVPFIAAGRSEEKLTDSMTAHVAGIETADYEVRTVEHTTEALTELFSGSSVVCNTVGPFSDLGPEVVQAAVAAGLHYLDTSGEQDWLVTCDDEYGEQFREKGLLLAPGVAQMYTTGEIAAQIALEKPGLDTLDIAVFWGGSPTIASTRTILVNAATSNAYYLEQNTFVEFDPDQGLVPLVVPGQHELAQSLPWGGTSHPVWFRRDPRVANCKAQGGVFNAALMHGVPQIVAAALEATKDMTPEDRDAALTATARQVMDQMPPRENPRINKSLDSVHASGPLGRAHCVIHGNSNYKQTGLLQAYAAYSLLQQPPRRAGFASGCQAFGHRELLGVLRTFGLVSEPILTVHD, translated from the coding sequence ATGACTGATCAGCGCCCCGTCGTCGTCTACGGAGCCAGCGGCTACACCGGCCGCCTCGTCTGCGAATACCTGCGCGAGTACGGCGTCCCCTTCATCGCGGCCGGCCGCAGCGAGGAGAAGCTCACCGATTCGATGACCGCGCACGTCGCCGGCATCGAGACGGCGGACTACGAGGTGCGCACGGTGGAGCACACGACCGAGGCCCTCACCGAGCTGTTCTCCGGGTCCTCGGTGGTGTGCAACACTGTCGGGCCGTTCAGCGATCTCGGCCCCGAGGTCGTGCAGGCAGCCGTCGCCGCAGGGCTGCACTACCTGGACACCTCCGGTGAGCAGGACTGGTTGGTGACCTGCGACGACGAGTACGGCGAGCAGTTCCGCGAGAAGGGGCTGCTCCTGGCCCCCGGCGTCGCCCAGATGTACACGACCGGTGAGATCGCAGCGCAGATCGCGCTGGAGAAGCCGGGTCTGGACACCCTCGACATCGCGGTCTTCTGGGGCGGCAGCCCGACGATCGCCTCGACCCGCACGATCCTGGTCAACGCCGCGACCAGCAACGCCTACTACCTGGAGCAGAACACCTTCGTGGAGTTCGATCCCGACCAGGGGCTGGTGCCGTTGGTGGTCCCCGGGCAGCACGAACTCGCACAGTCGCTGCCGTGGGGCGGCACCTCGCACCCGGTGTGGTTCCGGCGGGACCCGCGGGTCGCCAACTGCAAGGCGCAGGGCGGGGTCTTCAACGCGGCGCTGATGCACGGCGTACCGCAGATCGTGGCGGCGGCGCTGGAGGCGACCAAGGACATGACACCCGAGGACCGCGATGCCGCGCTGACCGCGACGGCGCGTCAGGTGATGGACCAGATGCCACCCCGGGAGAACCCGCGCATCAACAAGTCGCTGGACTCGGTGCACGCGTCCGGTCCGCTCGGTCGCGCGCACTGCGTCATACACGGCAACAGCAACTACAAGCAGACCGGTCTGCTGCAGGCCTATGCGGCGTACAGCCTGCTGCAGCAACCACCGCGGCGCGCCGGGTTCGCCTCGGGGTGCCAGGCGTTCGGGCATCG